A part of Sulfurifustis variabilis genomic DNA contains:
- a CDS encoding GNAT family N-acetyltransferase yields the protein MRLAVADSDADIARCQPVMLELRPHLADRDFVAIVRRQQAAGYRLAYLEDGGAVRSVAGYRFMDTLCCGRILYVDDLVTRAADRSAGYGGRLFDWLLEQARAERCDEFHLDSGVQRFDAHRFYVCRGMNIVWHHFSLKLK from the coding sequence GTGCGCCTGGCCGTCGCCGACTCGGACGCCGACATCGCGCGCTGCCAGCCGGTGATGTTGGAGCTGCGGCCGCACTTGGCGGATCGGGATTTCGTCGCGATCGTGCGGCGTCAGCAGGCCGCGGGTTATCGGCTGGCCTATCTCGAAGACGGCGGCGCGGTGCGCTCGGTGGCCGGCTATCGCTTCATGGATACGCTGTGCTGCGGCAGGATTCTTTACGTGGACGATCTCGTGACGCGCGCCGCAGACCGCTCGGCCGGCTACGGCGGCCGACTGTTCGACTGGCTCCTGGAGCAGGCGCGCGCGGAGCGCTGCGATGAATTCCACCTGGATTCGGGTGTGCAGCGTTTCGACGCTCATCGGTTTTACGTGTGTCGCGGCATGAACATCGTCTGGCACCACTTCAGCCTGAAACTGAAATAG
- the dusB gene encoding tRNA dihydrouridine synthase DusB gives MRIGGFTLKNNLFLAPMAGVTDRPFRQLCKRLGAAMAASEMVSSNSLLWGSEKTLRRADHAGEDEPRAVQIAGADPAMMAEAARINVERGAQIIDINMGCPAKKVCNVMAGSALLRDEPLVARILKAVVGAVDVPVTLKIRTGWDRNHRNGVTVARLAEDCGAQALAVHGRTRSDLFMGEAEYDTIAAIKAAVTIPVIANGDIDSPAKAARVLAHTQADGIMIGRAAQGNPWIFREIDHYLSTGQELPPPPVEEVRDTLLGHLHNLYDFYGEHTGVRVARKHISWYSKGLVGGAAFRNRVNRVETVAEQIHLVREFFDRQARALGMAA, from the coding sequence ATGAGAATCGGAGGCTTTACACTCAAGAACAATCTCTTTCTCGCCCCCATGGCCGGTGTCACCGACCGTCCTTTCCGTCAGCTCTGCAAGCGCCTCGGCGCCGCCATGGCGGCGTCGGAAATGGTGTCGTCGAATTCGCTCCTCTGGGGCAGCGAAAAGACGCTGCGGCGCGCGGACCACGCGGGCGAGGACGAGCCGCGCGCCGTGCAGATCGCCGGCGCCGATCCCGCGATGATGGCGGAGGCCGCGCGCATCAACGTCGAGCGCGGCGCGCAGATCATCGACATCAACATGGGCTGCCCGGCGAAGAAGGTGTGCAATGTCATGGCCGGCTCGGCGCTGTTGCGCGACGAGCCACTCGTCGCGCGGATCCTGAAGGCCGTCGTCGGCGCGGTGGATGTGCCCGTCACGCTCAAGATCCGCACCGGCTGGGATCGCAACCACCGCAACGGCGTGACGGTCGCGCGTCTGGCCGAAGATTGCGGCGCACAAGCCCTCGCGGTGCATGGGCGCACGCGCAGCGACCTCTTCATGGGCGAGGCCGAGTACGACACGATCGCGGCGATCAAGGCGGCGGTGACGATTCCCGTGATCGCAAACGGCGACATCGACTCGCCGGCGAAGGCGGCCCGCGTCCTTGCGCACACGCAGGCCGACGGAATCATGATCGGCCGTGCCGCGCAGGGAAATCCCTGGATTTTCCGGGAAATCGACCACTACCTGAGCACGGGCCAGGAGCTGCCCCCGCCTCCGGTCGAGGAGGTGCGCGACACCCTGCTCGGGCACCTGCATAACCTCTACGACTTCTACGGCGAGCACACCGGCGTACGCGTCGCGCGCAAGCACATCTCCTGGTACAGCAAGGGGCTGGTCGGCGGCGCGGCGTTCCGTAATCGGGTGAACCGCGTCGAGACGGTCGCGGAACAGATCCATCTCGTTCGCGAGTTCTTCGATCGCCAGGCGCGGGCGCTGGGGATGGCGGCATGA
- the purD gene encoding phosphoribosylamine--glycine ligase, whose translation MSVLIVGGGGREHAFAWKIAQSARVGRIWVAPGNAGTAREPKCENVAIGAEDVESLLEFARRRKVDLTVVGPEAPLVAGIVDRFNAAGLRCFGPSARAARLEGSKAYAKDFLARYRIPTAGYGTFERTDEAIGFIRQLGAPVVVKADGLAAGKGVIVAQTEDEAVAAVRDMLEARTFGAAGARVVIEEFLEGEEASFIAMIDGTHVLALATSQDHKRALDGDRGPNTGGMGAYSPAPVVTAELHARVLREVMEPTVRGLQAEGEHYVGFLYAGLMIAADGTPRVLEFNCRFGDPETQPVLMRLRSDLVDLILAALEGRLDGIDVRWDSRVALGVVMAAGGYPGTYNKGDAIAGLPADDAGDVKVFHAGTAERDGKVLTSGGRVLCVTALGATVAAAQARAYEVVRRIRWRDVHYRTDIGYRAIARTGS comes from the coding sequence CTGAGTGTCCTCATCGTCGGCGGCGGCGGGCGTGAGCACGCCTTCGCATGGAAGATCGCGCAGTCGGCGCGCGTCGGACGCATCTGGGTCGCGCCGGGAAACGCCGGTACCGCGCGCGAACCGAAGTGCGAAAACGTGGCGATCGGCGCGGAAGACGTCGAGTCCCTCCTCGAGTTTGCCCGGCGGCGGAAGGTCGACCTGACCGTGGTCGGTCCCGAAGCGCCGCTGGTGGCCGGAATCGTGGACCGCTTCAACGCGGCCGGCCTGCGCTGCTTCGGGCCGAGCGCACGGGCGGCGCGCCTCGAGGGTTCGAAAGCCTATGCCAAGGACTTCCTCGCGCGCTACCGGATCCCGACCGCCGGGTACGGCACGTTCGAACGCACGGACGAAGCGATCGGCTTTATCCGGCAGCTCGGTGCCCCGGTCGTGGTCAAGGCCGACGGGCTCGCCGCCGGCAAGGGCGTGATCGTCGCCCAGACCGAGGACGAGGCCGTCGCCGCCGTTCGTGACATGCTCGAGGCCCGCACCTTCGGCGCGGCCGGCGCCCGGGTCGTGATCGAGGAGTTCCTCGAAGGCGAGGAGGCGAGCTTCATCGCGATGATCGACGGGACTCACGTGCTCGCACTCGCGACCTCCCAGGACCACAAGCGTGCGCTCGACGGCGATCGCGGCCCGAACACCGGCGGCATGGGGGCCTACTCGCCGGCGCCGGTGGTTACGGCGGAACTGCACGCGCGCGTGTTGCGCGAGGTCATGGAGCCGACCGTGCGCGGGCTGCAGGCGGAGGGCGAGCACTATGTGGGTTTTCTCTACGCCGGCCTCATGATCGCCGCGGACGGCACGCCGCGGGTGCTGGAGTTCAACTGCCGCTTCGGCGATCCGGAAACGCAGCCCGTACTGATGCGCCTGCGCTCGGATCTCGTCGATCTCATCCTGGCCGCGCTCGAAGGACGGCTCGACGGCATCGACGTTCGATGGGACTCGCGCGTGGCGCTCGGTGTGGTCATGGCCGCCGGCGGATATCCGGGTACTTATAATAAGGGCGACGCCATCGCCGGGCTGCCGGCCGACGACGCGGGAGACGTGAAGGTTTTCCACGCGGGCACGGCCGAGCGCGACGGCAAGGTCCTGACGAGCGGCGGGCGCGTGTTGTGCGTCACCGCACTGGGCGCTACAGTGGCCGCCGCCCAGGCGCGTGCGTACGAGGTCGTCCGTCGCATCCGGTGGCGCGACGTGCATTACCGCACCGACATCGGTTACCGCGCCATCGCCCGCACCGGTTCCTGA
- the purH gene encoding bifunctional phosphoribosylaminoimidazolecarboxamide formyltransferase/IMP cyclohydrolase — protein sequence MAAIQRALISVSDKTGLVELAQGLAELGVEILSTGGTARLLAQHGVSVTEVATHTGFPEMLDGRVKTLHPRVHAGILARRDDAAHMQALRDHGIPPIDLVVVNLYPFEQTVMRPGCELAEAIENIDIGGPTLLRAAAKNHEAVTVLVDPGDYAGVLEELRASGGSASAATRFRLAVKVYEHTARYDGAIANYLGRLGPGGKTVDFPRTLNLQFEHAMPMRYGENPHQRAAFYVERAPGEACIATARQLQGKELSFNNIADADSALECVKSFDEPACVIVKHANPCGVAIADGLLEAYRHAYITDPTSAFGGIIAFNRPLDPVTAKEILDRQFVEVIIAPQVDAAARTALAAKSNVRVLECGAWPRERPAGLDFKRVVGGLLVQDRDNGMVRSADLKVVTKRAPSERELRDLLFAWKVVKFVKSNAIVYCKEGRTIGVGAGQMSRVYSARIASIKATDAGLEVRGSVMASDAFFPFRDGLDQAAEVGVTAVIQPGGSVRDAEVIAAADQHGIAMVFTGMRHFRH from the coding sequence ATGGCCGCCATCCAGCGCGCGCTGATCAGCGTTTCCGACAAGACCGGTCTCGTCGAGCTCGCGCAGGGACTGGCCGAGCTGGGCGTGGAAATCCTCTCGACCGGCGGTACCGCACGCCTTCTGGCTCAGCACGGCGTCTCGGTGACGGAGGTAGCGACGCATACCGGCTTTCCGGAGATGCTGGACGGGCGCGTGAAGACGCTGCACCCGCGCGTGCACGCCGGGATACTCGCGCGGCGCGACGACGCCGCGCACATGCAGGCGTTGCGGGATCACGGTATCCCGCCCATCGATCTCGTCGTCGTCAACCTCTACCCCTTCGAACAGACGGTAATGCGGCCGGGTTGCGAGCTGGCGGAGGCGATCGAGAACATCGACATCGGCGGTCCTACGTTGCTGCGCGCCGCCGCGAAGAACCACGAGGCGGTCACCGTACTCGTCGATCCCGGCGATTATGCCGGCGTGCTCGAGGAGCTGCGTGCGAGCGGGGGCAGCGCCAGCGCCGCCACCCGATTCCGGCTGGCCGTGAAGGTGTACGAGCATACCGCCCGCTACGACGGCGCGATCGCCAACTACCTGGGGCGCCTCGGCCCGGGCGGCAAGACGGTCGATTTCCCGCGCACGCTCAATCTTCAGTTCGAGCATGCGATGCCGATGCGCTACGGCGAGAACCCCCATCAGCGGGCCGCGTTCTATGTCGAGCGCGCACCCGGGGAAGCGTGCATCGCGACCGCGCGTCAGCTCCAGGGCAAGGAGCTTTCGTTCAACAACATCGCCGATGCCGACAGCGCGCTCGAGTGCGTCAAGTCGTTCGACGAGCCGGCGTGCGTGATCGTCAAGCACGCCAACCCCTGCGGGGTCGCGATCGCCGACGGCCTGCTCGAGGCGTACCGTCACGCCTATATCACGGATCCCACGTCGGCCTTCGGCGGCATCATCGCCTTCAATCGCCCGCTGGACCCGGTGACCGCAAAGGAGATCCTCGACCGCCAGTTTGTCGAGGTGATCATCGCGCCGCAGGTCGACGCCGCCGCCCGCACGGCGCTCGCGGCCAAGTCCAACGTGCGCGTGCTGGAGTGCGGTGCGTGGCCGCGCGAACGGCCCGCGGGCCTGGATTTCAAGCGCGTCGTCGGCGGCCTGCTCGTGCAGGACCGGGATAACGGCATGGTGCGGTCGGCCGATCTCAAGGTCGTGACGAAACGCGCCCCGAGTGAGCGCGAGTTGCGCGACCTGCTGTTCGCGTGGAAGGTGGTCAAGTTCGTGAAGTCGAATGCGATCGTCTACTGCAAGGAAGGCCGCACCATCGGCGTGGGCGCGGGCCAGATGAGTCGCGTCTACAGCGCGCGCATAGCCTCGATCAAGGCGACCGACGCGGGCCTCGAGGTGCGCGGGAGCGTGATGGCGTCGGACGCCTTCTTCCCGTTCCGCGACGGTCTCGATCAGGCCGCGGAAGTGGGTGTGACGGCCGTGATTCAGCCGGGCGGTTCGGTGCGCGACGCGGAGGTCATCGCGGCGGCCGATCAGCACGGCATCGCGATGGTGTTCACCGGCATGCGCCATTTCCGGCACTGA
- a CDS encoding L-threonylcarbamoyladenylate synthase — translation MRAGDIGRAARLIRAGGVVGYATEYCFGLGCDPMNRSAVMRLLRIKRRAPGKGLILIAASPDQLGPYVSDIPPHVAASWPGPHTWLVPPRRTVPGWLTGGSERIALRITAHPQAAALCRAAGMAITSTSANRSGQHPARSYREAVRRLGADVDYVLPGMVGEAGAPTEIRDAVTGELVRPG, via the coding sequence ATGCGCGCGGGCGACATCGGCCGCGCGGCCCGGTTGATTCGCGCGGGCGGGGTCGTCGGTTATGCCACCGAGTACTGCTTCGGCCTCGGCTGCGATCCCATGAACCGGTCCGCGGTGATGCGCCTGTTGCGGATCAAGCGCCGGGCGCCCGGCAAAGGCCTGATCCTGATCGCGGCGTCGCCGGACCAGCTCGGCCCGTACGTATCCGACATCCCGCCTCACGTCGCCGCAAGCTGGCCCGGCCCCCACACGTGGCTGGTGCCTCCGCGTCGAACGGTCCCCGGCTGGCTCACGGGCGGGAGCGAGCGCATCGCGCTGCGGATTACGGCGCACCCGCAGGCCGCGGCGCTCTGTCGCGCGGCCGGGATGGCGATCACCTCGACCAGCGCCAACCGCTCCGGCCAGCATCCCGCGCGCAGCTACCGGGAGGCGGTGCGCCGGCTGGGCGCGGACGTCGACTACGTGCTCCCGGGAATGGTCGGAGAGGCAGGCGCACCGACGGAAATCCGCGATGCCGTCACCGGCGAACTCGTGCGGCCGGGCTAG
- a CDS encoding slipin family protein produces the protein MQFISSGFVVAVLALILFSAIRIFREYERGVVFMLGRFWKVKGPGLVIIIPGVQQVVKVDLRTIVMDVPPQDVISRDNVSVKVNAVIYFRVIDPQRAIIQVEDFYSATSQLAQTTLRSVLGKHELDEMLAERDKLNSDIQQILDASTDAWGIKVSSVEIKHVDIDQTMVRAIAQQAEAERTRRAKIIHAEGEFQAAEKLVQAADLISKSPQALQLRYLQTLSGIANERSSTIVFPLPMDLMTPFLEAARARGK, from the coding sequence ATGCAATTCATCTCCTCGGGGTTTGTCGTCGCCGTACTGGCGCTCATCCTGTTCTCCGCGATCAGGATCTTTCGCGAGTACGAGCGCGGCGTGGTGTTCATGCTCGGGCGCTTCTGGAAAGTGAAGGGGCCGGGCCTGGTGATCATCATTCCCGGCGTGCAGCAGGTCGTGAAGGTGGATCTGCGCACGATCGTGATGGACGTGCCGCCGCAGGACGTCATCTCGCGCGACAACGTTTCGGTCAAGGTGAACGCGGTGATCTACTTCCGCGTCATCGACCCGCAGCGCGCCATCATCCAGGTCGAAGACTTCTACTCGGCGACGAGCCAGCTCGCGCAGACGACGTTGCGTTCCGTGCTCGGCAAGCACGAGCTCGACGAGATGCTGGCGGAGCGCGACAAGCTCAACAGCGACATCCAGCAGATCCTCGACGCCTCCACCGACGCCTGGGGCATCAAGGTCTCGAGCGTCGAAATCAAGCACGTCGACATCGACCAGACCATGGTGCGCGCCATCGCGCAGCAGGCGGAGGCCGAGCGCACGCGCCGCGCGAAGATCATCCACGCCGAGGGCGAGTTCCAGGCGGCGGAGAAGCTGGTGCAGGCGGCCGATCTCATCAGCAAGAGCCCGCAGGCGCTGCAGCTCCGCTACCTGCAGACGCTCTCGGGCATCGCCAACGAGCGGAGTTCGACCATCGTCTTTCCGCTTCCCATGGACCTCATGACCCCTTTCCTCGAGGCCGCCCGGGCGCGCGGGAAATAG
- a CDS encoding 1,2-dihydroxy-3-keto-5-methylthiopentene dioxygenase, whose amino-acid sequence MARIIASDGTETTDFERIQGRLARLGIALNAWPAPGGARARALLEKKALSDAEKEELLGFVQNRFEELQRTKGYTTRDLIVIHEDVPGLADMLAKFDKVHFHTDDEVRYIVAGRGFFGFVEPDGGQFLLEVSAGDYINVPANAEHWFEMRDSKRIKAVRYFIDTSGWAPVYTERQRAIA is encoded by the coding sequence ATGGCCCGCATCATCGCTTCCGACGGCACCGAGACCACCGACTTCGAGCGCATTCAAGGCCGCCTCGCCCGATTGGGCATCGCGCTCAACGCCTGGCCCGCCCCGGGCGGCGCCCGGGCGCGCGCGCTGCTGGAGAAGAAGGCCCTGAGCGACGCGGAAAAGGAAGAGCTGCTCGGTTTCGTGCAAAACCGGTTCGAGGAGCTTCAGCGCACGAAGGGCTATACGACGCGCGACCTCATCGTCATCCACGAGGACGTCCCGGGCCTCGCGGACATGCTCGCGAAGTTCGACAAGGTGCATTTCCATACGGACGACGAGGTGCGCTATATCGTCGCGGGCCGCGGGTTCTTCGGCTTCGTCGAGCCCGACGGCGGTCAGTTCCTCCTCGAGGTCTCGGCCGGCGACTACATCAATGTGCCCGCCAACGCCGAGCACTGGTTCGAGATGCGCGACTCCAAGCGCATCAAGGCCGTGCGTTACTTCATCGACACGTCCGGATGGGCGCCGGTGTACACGGAACGCCAGCGCGCGATCGCCTAG
- the fis gene encoding DNA-binding transcriptional regulator Fis, giving the protein MKERKVLLSTCVKNSLERYFHDLNGEKTTDVYDMVMTEVERPLLEIVMRHVKSNQCRAAELLGINRNTLRKKLKQYKLN; this is encoded by the coding sequence ATGAAAGAGCGAAAGGTGCTGCTGTCGACGTGCGTGAAGAACTCGCTCGAACGCTATTTCCACGACCTGAACGGAGAGAAGACGACGGACGTCTACGACATGGTGATGACGGAGGTCGAGCGTCCGCTCCTCGAGATCGTGATGCGCCACGTCAAGAGCAACCAGTGCCGCGCGGCCGAACTGCTCGGCATCAACCGCAACACGCTTCGGAAAAAGCTGAAGCAGTACAAGCTGAACTGA
- the purE gene encoding 5-(carboxyamino)imidazole ribonucleotide mutase — MPKPFVAILMGSDSDLETMQHAVAVLDKLGIAREVNVLSAHRTPDATHAYVKDADKRGCAAFIAAAGMAAHLAGTVAALTLKPVIGVPMKGGTLDGLDALLSTVQMPGGIPVATVAIGSAGAKNAAWLAAQMLALGDPDLASRLAAERRANAADVAAKNEAVRKKFGN, encoded by the coding sequence ATGCCCAAACCGTTCGTTGCCATCCTGATGGGTTCGGACTCGGATCTCGAGACCATGCAGCACGCCGTCGCCGTGCTCGACAAGCTCGGCATCGCGCGCGAGGTCAACGTGCTCTCCGCGCATCGCACCCCCGACGCCACCCACGCGTACGTGAAGGACGCCGACAAGCGCGGCTGCGCGGCGTTCATCGCCGCCGCCGGCATGGCGGCCCACCTCGCCGGCACGGTCGCCGCGCTCACGCTCAAGCCCGTGATCGGCGTCCCGATGAAGGGCGGCACGCTCGATGGGCTCGACGCGCTGCTGTCCACCGTCCAGATGCCGGGCGGCATCCCCGTCGCCACGGTCGCGATCGGCTCGGCCGGGGCGAAGAACGCGGCCTGGCTCGCCGCGCAGATGCTCGCGCTCGGCGATCCGGACCTGGCATCGCGCCTCGCCGCCGAACGGCGGGCGAACGCCGCCGACGTCGCGGCCAAGAACGAGGCGGTCCGCAAGAAATTCGGAAACTGA
- a CDS encoding acyl-CoA thioesterase has protein sequence MPEHEQPTLRLVPLPADTNAGGDIFGGWIMANVDIAGSIPAARRAGGRIVTVAVNAFHFKKPVFVSDLVSFYANVVRVGKTSITVDVKVYAERGWHSKNPGEVVMVTEATLTYVAIDSQGRKRPVPPEAKTGG, from the coding sequence ATGCCCGAGCACGAGCAACCTACCTTGCGGCTGGTGCCGTTGCCGGCGGACACCAACGCGGGTGGCGACATTTTCGGCGGCTGGATCATGGCGAACGTGGACATCGCCGGCTCGATACCTGCGGCCCGCCGGGCCGGAGGGCGTATCGTGACCGTGGCCGTCAACGCCTTTCACTTCAAGAAGCCGGTCTTCGTGAGCGATCTCGTGAGCTTTTACGCGAACGTGGTGCGCGTGGGGAAGACCTCGATCACGGTGGACGTGAAGGTCTATGCCGAGCGCGGCTGGCATTCGAAGAATCCGGGCGAGGTGGTGATGGTGACGGAGGCGACGCTGACTTACGTTGCGATCGACTCGCAGGGCCGCAAACGACCGGTCCCGCCCGAAGCGAAGACCGGGGGCTGA
- the mtnB gene encoding methylthioribulose 1-phosphate dehydratase has protein sequence MANSFDDLPPRTALAGIARDFHARGWMGGTAGNLSARADDAHFWITASGLPKGSLGEDDFLLVRVADGGVVERGRAGLAPSAETGIHAAIYALDPQARACLHGHTVVACLATARLKGRPKTLRLPGLEMVKAFEIWEQHPKAELALFENQPDVARIAREVRSRFSRRRPAISALLVRDHGPTVWGRGVQEAYNRFEALDFLLSFLASR, from the coding sequence ATGGCCAACTCGTTCGATGACCTCCCACCGCGGACCGCGCTGGCCGGCATCGCACGCGACTTCCACGCGCGTGGCTGGATGGGGGGTACGGCAGGCAACCTGTCCGCGCGCGCTGACGACGCCCACTTCTGGATCACCGCGAGCGGGTTGCCGAAGGGCAGCCTCGGTGAAGACGATTTCCTGCTGGTACGGGTCGCCGATGGCGGCGTGGTCGAGCGCGGCCGCGCGGGGCTCGCGCCTTCGGCGGAGACCGGAATTCACGCGGCTATCTATGCGCTCGACCCCCAGGCGCGCGCCTGCCTCCACGGGCATACCGTGGTTGCCTGCCTCGCGACCGCGCGACTCAAGGGTCGGCCCAAGACCCTCCGTCTGCCCGGCCTCGAGATGGTGAAGGCGTTCGAGATCTGGGAACAGCATCCCAAGGCGGAGCTCGCGCTCTTCGAGAATCAGCCGGACGTGGCGCGCATCGCGCGCGAGGTACGCTCGCGCTTCTCGCGGCGACGCCCGGCGATCAGCGCGCTCCTCGTGCGTGACCACGGACCCACGGTGTGGGGGCGCGGCGTGCAGGAGGCCTACAACCGCTTCGAGGCGCTCGATTTTCTCCTGAGCTTTCTGGCGAGCCGCTGA
- a CDS encoding NfeD family protein, whose translation MSDGTFTGRGRGGDGSRRLRRLGFFALLVLWPFLVIGQDAGRQGAPPETATPKVYLLTVKGAIGPATADYVHRGLERAKAAKASLVVLQMDTPGGLDTAMRDIIKDIIASPVPVATYVAPSGARAASAGTYIFYSSHVAAMAPATNLGAATPVRIGGPGPAPGDERPRDDGRDKAKGKDGEKDKGSKDDAEPERPGLGDDAMSRKALNDAIAYIRGLAQMRGRNVEWAEKAVREAASLHSDEAVRQNVADFIAVDLADLVKKAEGRKVNVQGKDVRIATKGAAIESVEPDWRNKLLSIITDPNVAYILMMLGIYGIFFELWNPGYVVPGVIGGICLLLALYAFQVLPVNYAGLALILLGIAFMVGEVFMPSFGALGIGGVIAMVVGSIILLDTEVPGYDVAWQLIAAVALMSSAIFIGVVTLALRARKRVVVSGKEQMIGETGEVLEAFRERGRVRVHSEEWQARTHVPLKKGQRIRVVGMEGLTLTVEPLDMEGR comes from the coding sequence ATGAGTGACGGCACTTTCACGGGGCGCGGCCGGGGCGGCGACGGGAGCCGGCGGCTGCGCCGCCTCGGCTTCTTCGCGTTGCTGGTGCTGTGGCCGTTCCTGGTAATCGGTCAGGATGCGGGGCGGCAGGGCGCGCCGCCCGAGACCGCGACGCCAAAGGTATACCTTCTTACCGTCAAGGGCGCGATCGGGCCGGCGACGGCGGACTACGTGCACCGGGGTCTGGAACGCGCGAAGGCGGCCAAGGCGAGCCTCGTCGTGCTGCAGATGGATACGCCCGGGGGCCTCGACACGGCGATGCGCGACATCATCAAGGACATCATCGCGTCGCCCGTGCCGGTGGCGACTTACGTGGCGCCATCCGGCGCACGGGCCGCGAGCGCGGGCACGTACATATTCTATTCGTCCCACGTCGCCGCGATGGCCCCGGCGACGAACCTCGGCGCGGCGACGCCCGTGCGCATCGGCGGGCCCGGCCCCGCACCGGGTGACGAGCGCCCGCGCGACGACGGGCGCGACAAGGCGAAGGGCAAGGACGGCGAGAAGGACAAAGGCTCCAAGGACGATGCCGAGCCCGAGCGCCCGGGCCTCGGCGACGACGCAATGAGCCGCAAGGCACTGAACGACGCCATCGCGTACATCCGCGGGCTCGCGCAAATGCGCGGGCGCAACGTGGAGTGGGCCGAGAAGGCGGTGCGTGAGGCGGCCTCGCTGCATTCCGACGAAGCGGTGCGGCAGAACGTGGCCGATTTCATCGCCGTAGACCTCGCCGACCTCGTCAAGAAGGCCGAGGGTCGCAAAGTCAATGTGCAGGGCAAGGACGTCCGGATCGCGACCAAGGGCGCCGCCATCGAGTCGGTGGAGCCCGACTGGCGCAACAAGCTGCTCTCGATCATCACCGACCCCAACGTCGCCTACATCCTGATGATGCTCGGCATCTACGGCATCTTCTTCGAGCTCTGGAACCCGGGTTACGTGGTGCCGGGCGTGATCGGCGGCATCTGCCTGCTGCTCGCGCTCTACGCGTTCCAGGTGCTCCCGGTCAACTACGCCGGGCTCGCTCTGATTCTCCTCGGCATCGCCTTCATGGTGGGCGAGGTCTTCATGCCGAGCTTCGGCGCGCTCGGGATCGGCGGCGTGATCGCGATGGTGGTCGGCTCGATCATCCTGCTCGACACCGAGGTGCCGGGTTACGACGTCGCCTGGCAGCTGATCGCCGCGGTCGCCCTCATGTCGAGCGCGATCTTCATCGGCGTCGTCACCCTCGCGCTCCGCGCCCGCAAGCGCGTGGTCGTGAGCGGCAAGGAGCAGATGATCGGCGAGACGGGCGAGGTCCTGGAGGCGTTCAGGGAGCGCGGCCGCGTGCGCGTGCACAGCGAGGAGTGGCAGGCGCGCACCCATGTCCCGCTCAAGAAAGGCCAAAGAATAAGGGTTGTGGGAATGGAAGGTCTGACGTTGACCGTGGAACCGCTCGATATGGAGGGCCGCTGA
- the hemF gene encoding oxygen-dependent coproporphyrinogen oxidase — MTPEIEPVRTYLLDLQDRICAALEAEDGSARFREDAWERPGGGGGRTRVLADGAIIEQGGVNFSHVHGPGLPASATAHRPELAGRSFEALGVSLVIHPRNPYVPTSHMNVRYLQAEKPGAETVWWFGGGFDLTPYYGFEEDCVHWHRTAKAGCDPFGPDLYARFKKWCDDYFFLKHRGEPRGIGGLFFDDYNESGFAHAFGFMRSVGDHYLRAYLPIVQRRKHMPYGERERDFQLYRRGRYVEFNLVYDRGTLFGLQSGGRTESILMSLPPLVKWRYDWRPAPGTPEARLYDVFLQPRDWLATG, encoded by the coding sequence GTGACGCCCGAAATCGAACCTGTCAGGACATACCTGCTCGACTTGCAGGACCGCATCTGCGCGGCCCTGGAGGCCGAGGACGGTTCGGCCCGATTCCGCGAGGACGCCTGGGAGCGGCCGGGCGGCGGGGGCGGGCGCACGCGCGTGCTCGCGGACGGCGCGATCATCGAGCAGGGCGGCGTCAATTTCTCCCACGTACACGGGCCCGGGCTTCCCGCATCCGCCACCGCGCATCGCCCCGAGCTCGCCGGGCGGTCGTTCGAGGCGCTCGGCGTGTCGCTGGTCATCCATCCACGCAACCCGTACGTGCCCACGTCGCACATGAACGTGCGCTATCTCCAGGCCGAGAAACCGGGCGCGGAGACGGTGTGGTGGTTTGGCGGCGGGTTCGACCTCACGCCGTATTACGGCTTCGAAGAGGACTGCGTCCATTGGCATCGGACGGCCAAGGCGGGGTGCGACCCGTTCGGTCCCGACCTGTATGCACGCTTCAAGAAGTGGTGCGACGACTACTTCTTCCTCAAACACAGAGGCGAGCCGCGCGGCATCGGCGGGCTCTTCTTCGACGACTACAACGAATCGGGCTTTGCGCACGCGTTCGGCTTCATGCGGAGCGTCGGGGACCATTACCTGCGCGCGTACCTGCCGATCGTGCAGCGGCGCAAGCACATGCCATACGGGGAACGCGAGCGCGACTTCCAGCTCTATCGGCGCGGACGCTACGTGGAGTTCAACCTGGTTTACGACCGAGGCACGCTCTTCGGGCTGCAGTCGGGGGGACGCACCGAGTCGATCCTGATGTCGCTCCCGCCGCTGGTGAAATGGCGGTACGACTGGCGTCCCGCCCCCGGGACACCGGAGGCGCGGCTCTACGACGTCTTCCTCCAGCCGCGCGACTGGCTCGCCACTGGCTAG